The DNA segment tatatatatatatatatatatatatatatatatatatatatatatatatatatatatatatatatatatatatatatcgctcatttgccagaagagtgacacaactaaaaatgtttttgagttattgatactaagcagatagcccgttctttgtttaatattgtgctaaaaacgtcttatttgtatttgtaatacgaaCCGCTATAGGGCATGACATGTCGctattacactatagagagtatatggaattttaaactttaaaatgcttCTCCTGGAAAATAACGatttttgagttgtgtcactcttctgggaaaggagcgatatatatatatatatatatatatatatatatatatatatatatatatatatatatatatatatatatatatatatatatatatatatatatatatatatatatatatatatatatatatatatattatagatatatatatatatatatatatatatatatatataattaagaggaAGAAGGATTATTCAAAATGTGATCACTCACTGGACGTAACCAGCTTCTCCAGGGAATCCCCAAGAATCCCCGAAGATGGAAGTAGCAGCTTCCTCGGAGACACAAAATTCCTCCGGAATCCTGACACCGCCACCTGTCGGTTTTGAAATCTAGGGATAGAGCGAAGAGTGTTAATCTGTACTTGACAAAAGATGTTGTTCCTAAGCTTGCTTACTTTCGTGCTCAAACAGTGCTTTGGCTCCGGGGTTAAATTCCCCCGCGGGATTACGTTTTATATCAGTCTTGTTATGCTGTTCATCGAAGTATTTATACTTCGTGAAATGTGCATGGACATATTtcaattctttacttatttcatgGCTCTGGACGACTCTGGGCGTCCGGAGGATTCTCGAACTGACAAGGACAAAGATATTATGTTAGACGACGACTCCGATTGTTTAGAAGATGATGATTCGGATTGCGAAGACGACATTTCAGACTATGAAGAAGTCGATGATTCAGAATGGAAAGAAATGCCACGATCAATCAACCAAAAGTCAGACGACGCAATTAAGAAAAATGCAGACATCTTGAGGCTTGAAGAAGAGAACATAGCGAAGACTCGAATCATagaagaactgaaagagaaagTAGAGAGGCTGGCTGAAGGAAGACTGCACATGGAACGAGACATAAGAGACCTGGAACGACTtcttcaagaaaaggagaaacaaatctgCTCATTGCCAGCTGAAATGGAAGGTCTTCGAAAAGAAATAACGCTCAAGGAGAAAGATACGGAGAGGCTCTCAAAGGAAAACGATGATAAAGACTCCaagataattattttggaaagtaCGGCAGTAGTTCTCGAGATGGAAAAGGAAACGCTATATCACAatttgaaggaaatggaaagtgACAGAGACAGGACCCGCATCCAACTACACAAGCTGAACGAGAACTTGGAAAGCCTCCGACAAGAGAACAAAATGAAGCAGAACCACTTTGAAAATCtgcagaaggaaaatgaagacaaagacTTAAGGATAAACAGTTTAATAGAGAAAATTAGAAATTCTCAACACTGTTTCTCAGAGAGCTGACGAAAATTTGAAACAGCTCGAACAATGTAAGAAGGAAATGGTAGAGGCACAGAAGGAGGTAGAGAAACTGGCAGAACAGAACTTCCAGAGGGATAGGGAGATTCTCCGACTGGAGAATGAATGCTCCCAGAAGCAAAATATGGTCATCGGTCTGCTGAACGAAACGAAAAGTGCTGAAGCAGAGAAGACGAATAGAAATTTGAACGAAATGACGAGACGAAAAATCCAGCTGGAATTCGAACTGGCTGAGATGAAAGAGGACCTAGAGACGATGGAGTTTGAAAAACTGGAAGCAACAGTTGAAATTGAAAGACTCCAGGAAGACAACTTCGCAAAGGATCAGAAGATCAGATCCTTGGAAAGTCAAGTTAAAATGcataaagaagaaaagacaaatgGAACAGTGAAAGAAGAACAGTCTGTCtcagaaaagaaagatgaaaagaaaacggCTTTGGGTAAAACTCGATGTCTGAGGAAACCTCAGGTCAACTGCAAAGCCCTCTACCGACAGATAGACAGCATCGAGGAAGAGCTTCGTCAAATCGGGGCACAGAAGCAACCTTCAGCTGCTACCAAGAGATGCACAAAAGCCCTGGCTAAAACTCCAGCAATCAAAAAGCCCCTAAGTACAGAAGAAGTACATAAGACAATGAGGATTGAGTCTGCAGCGAGACTCCGAAGACTGGAGCAAGAagctaaaatggtaaaaaatctcTACAAGATCAACTCTGTCACTTAAGGACTCCGCAATTTTAGGAAGACGGCTGGTTTGCTAGTGGAAGAAAGAAGACAGGACACTTTGATGCTGAGAAAGCTTGATGGAAATCATTCCTGGACACAGCTGTGGAAGAATCCCTAGGCGAAGAAGAGATTACAGCGACTGGTTGGACTGGCGGTAAGTGCCCGAAGATTGGGCTCTCCTGCCACATACCCCTCTGGATGGGGTATCAATGCCCACTCACATATGCTaggaaggcaaccactggcgcggcgtaagaacccgtaagtttcatgcccacttcatatgtgaactgggctatgcattgcatattggatcccatttttgcatatactctagtggcaacctctggcgcggcgtaaaaacccgtaagtttaatgccttttatatatgcaaaatatgggttatgcagcatattggatcccatttttgcatatactctagtggcaacctctggcgcggcgtaaaaacccgtaagtttaatgccttttatatatgcaaaatatgggttgtgcattgcatattggatcccatttttgcatatactccagtggcaacctctggcgcggcgtaaaaacccgtaagtttaatgccttttatatatgcaaaatatgggttatgcagTGCATactggatcaaattcttgcatatactctagtggcaacctctggcgcggcgtaaaaacccgtaagttcaatgccttttatatatgcaaaatatttgatcccaGTACGGCAGGGGCACCAAGACATCGAAGGGCGAGCCATCAGGAGTCGCTGTATTTCACCGTCTTGGGATTTGGAGATCGAAAGTTTCCTGTCTGTAGCAGAGGATTGCGGATGTCATCAAGGAACCAGACGTTTCCAACAGTGAGCAgagaaatggctgcattttggaCTGTCAAGAAATCTCCTGTTTTCTGTCAATCGCAGAGGAATGATCTGGAAGTTCGTCACTGATGTAGGGTCATATAAACTGAGGATTCCATCTCTCTTGGCTAGCCGAtagagctgagaatggggaagggtccacccctggcaaaaataaacccccattcaacgaagctctgttggcgaggatgccccaggggtgaggggtgagatatatatatatatataaatatatatatatatatatatatatatatatatatatatatataatatatatatatatatatatatatatatatatatatatatatatatatatatatatatatatatatatattatatatatatatatatatatatatatatatatatatatatatatatatatatatatatatatatatatatatatatatatatatatatatatatatatatatatatatatatatatatattgctcattgccagaagagtgacacaactaaaaaatgtgtttttgagttattgatactaagcagatagcccgttctttgtttaatattgtggtaaaacgtcttatttgtatttgtaatacgaaCCGCTATagggcatgacatgtcactattacactatagagagtatatggaattttaaactttaaaatgcttCTCCTGGAAAATAACGatttttgagttgtgtcactcttctgggaaaggagcgatatatatatatatatatatatatatatatatatatatatatatatatatatatatatacatatatatatatatacatatatatataatatacatacatacatacatatatatatatatatatatatatatatatatacatacatatatatatacatatatgtgtgtgtgtgtgtgtgtgtgtgtatgtgtgtgtatatatatgtgtgtgtatgtatgtgtttgtgtgtgtgcgtgagattacaccaattaaacatacaaataatgctataactttcttttaacaCAACCTGACTTGCACTAAACACCTGAACGTTCTCTATTCctgatattaataagattaactcAGCAACCGAGACTGATAAGTTAGAAGATAAATTAGAAGATTATCAGCAAGAATCTCAGTGATCCCTCGACCGTCAACGAGGTAACATGTTGTCAGATGTGGCTCCAGAGGCCTGTCCACTCTAGGAAACAtagtttggaaacaaagtttatatgtgtatacatatatgtacacttatGCATGCACACTCATacctatgcatacatacatatacacaccggtatgtgcatatacatatgaacatattaatatttacaaaattgttaAACCTGTTCCATCTATTTTCCATTCTGCCAGAAGCCAGTCAGCACGATAGGCTTCTTTTTCTAGAAATTTCCTTTCTCTTAGCCCTCCTCGAGTGCATTAAAACTGGCAAGCAAAGTACAGAGGCTACTGCCCCAACAGGCATCCTGACGACAGCTGAGGTCTGGACTgtggaaactgtttgcaaacagtttgcaaacccTGTCTCCAAAATGGAgactaatgaataaatagatgaaaaaaaaactgagacatATCTGCTCGCGAGAACTTCTTACAGAACTAAAACTCAGGGATGGATAGAGAACATTGTCCATTTTACCCTCAAATTAGGCCTACCCGTCCCTCAGGCCCTCAGCGTGATGGGGTCAGTTGTTTCAACACCACTGAAGGACCCGTGGAATCGTTGATTCCTGACCATTATCTAAGTTCTCTCAACTCTTCAATCACAGAAAATGGGTTAATCACATTCATAGAAAATGGTGCCAAAAGTTCTTTAAGGTAAACATCAGTATTTACGACCATTATCTAAGTTCCCTCAACTCTTCAATCACAGAAAATGGGTTAATCACATTCATAGAAAATGGTGCCAAAAGTTCTTTACGGTAAACATCAGTATTTACGACCATTATCTAAGTTTCCTCAACTCTTCAATCACAGAAAATGGGTTAATCACATTCATAGAAAATGGTGCCAAAAGTTCTTTAAGTTAAACATCAGTGTTTACGACCATTATCTAAGTTCCCTCAACTCTTCAATCACAGAAAATGGGTTAATCACATTCATAGAAAATGGTGCCAAAAGTTCTTTAAGGTAAACATCAGTGTTTACGTCAAACGCAATGGCCACCCACACTCCTAACCAAGTAACATCAGACATCTTTTGGCTTAAGTACAAAAAATCATGTTGGGTActactaaatataaaatttcatactcTCTGGAATAAATTGATGGCTATGTTACTCCGAATACAGTTCAAACAGAGATAGAATAGAAGACTATAGAAGACTTGCCACCAAAGGTTTATAGCTTGCAACAAGACAATTACAAACTATATTTAGATCTGTTCCtgaacatatttttgttttaggcCTATATCGACAATACTTTCTTATACTTTCACCGCGTATTTATGCTTTTTATTCTTGCTTCTTCTTTGTCCCTCCAGCATGACCTGTCTTGTTATGTGTGGAACTTGGCAGAGTATACAATTTTTCGTCTATATTACCATCAATTAATCTGTGGTTTTAACAACACCTTGGGTAAACAAGTTCTCAGTACACTTGTCTAGCTTATGTCCTAATACACTTAAAATTATGAGATGGTTCTAACGTGGAGGTCTAAAGAGAAAGTCGACTGCAGATTACTTCTGTCACTGATAGagtaataaacattaatatttacaTGACAGACCAACATATAAATGTGTCTGGTGATGCTTACAACTGCTCTGACAAGTTAGGCCTGTCTAAAAGAAATACGGAAAATGATAGGGTGACgagaataactgaaaatgaagaatatgaatgaaaaaggcAAAGCATTTGTAAAGTCTTGCAACAAGGTTTGGCCTAAAGGATAAGTTTTGGTCTAAAGGATAAGGTTTGATCTAAAGGAAGCATAAGGTTAGGTCTAAAGGATAAGGCTAGGTCTAAAGGTAGTTACCTTTAGACCACAGCTATGCAGCACAGTGACAGATCCAATCATGAAGAATAACAGGAAAACGaatagtataaaaatataacaaggtAGGCCTACTGAGAATTAAGCTTTTATACTTGTTGACAAACCCACCGCAACTTTCATAACTTGGAACATCTAGGGAAATCTACAATCATCACAAGTCCATTCAAATTTAGTGCTAATaaataatggaagagagagagagagagagagagagagagagagagagagagagagagagagagagagagagagagagagaatcagactGGAATTAAAATACAGAATGGCACAATAAGTAGGCCTATAGTGAGTACAAGTATCTCAGGGAATGGTAATCAACTCTTAGAAATGAAGGAATATGGCGTTATATGGTGAATAAGAGGAATGACACTGTTATGAAAACAGAAGATaacatttaatacaaaataatccGAAGTATGGATGAATAGCCTTTAAATACTCTTTACTGGGCTTTCATTGTGGAAACAGTAGAATGACTCTTGGACGTAAGCATAAAACCATTtgaattacaaaacaaaacaaacccacagttaaaaaaaaaaaagcatgaatatAATCTGTTGAGTTTTTTAGAACCTACGGATTTTAATAGATGTTACCATGGATACAGGAGGTCATCCAAAAGTGTTACCATTGACTCATGAAGGAAAATTCTTCGGAGTACCATTATggtcattaaaaaaatgtttttttcgacGTCAGATAAATACGAATACGTTAACTACATTGGCCGTAACTCTCAAAAACCATTGTGACCCGATTAACTCCCAACAGGATTCATAAATAGCATTACGGTAGGTTGTCAGTGTAAGGATTCGAATGCGTTAAAAAGGACTTTtgtgataaactctctctctctctctctctctctctctctctctctctctctctctctctctctctctctctcttaacttgaACAAGAGGGTAAAAGTTTATCGTGTGCATTTCTctattttatcagattttctacaagaaatttcatagatgcagccagaaacatcattatgagaatttttttatcactaaactcttaacattaaaatgactgaaaacaacatttatgttgaaaagttttaaaattctaggaatttgtaaaagcctttcatcatacggtaatgtGAGAacattatgcttgctgaattcaaatttgttattagttaaataaaatgttttcctggctcttttccatgctacatctacaaaggtcattgggtatttaagtttcaaagcaatgtcataaatagttttggtctcagcatcaatgaactgcgggttacaaacacgtaaagccctgaAGAATAgtccagaaaaaacagagaatttaacattttgatggtgattggaataatattgaacaaaagaggcaatgttaatTGATTTTCGAAAGCCtggaaaggtgaaatttctatcatgtctatggacagttacatcaagaaaattcaaattacaatttctttctttctttacggtAAATGTTATAGAATTCTCTTGGTAGAGCACGCTACCCCCCGCCCccacttcattattttatttgtgtgcctttGTGTTAGTTTTGTTGTTTCAATACGCTCGATTCATGTACTTGAAACcgacactaatgtttgttgtagagttgttgagtggttatcgcCGAGTCTCTATATTCCAGgtttttgaagttactcattccttcaattttcagttattctgattatatatctcatttaatcataactacattgtagtgctgaatgaaattcataactcatagtccaagcgcttgggctaGTCCCTAGATTTTAATATCCACTAATCCGTTGATTATAccgaactttattgaaattgaaggaaatatgaaataaaaaacaaatattgtaatgtaaaattatgtaaaaggatatgctgttgtttgtttaagattaagccagccttgtgtgaatcagggtcttgcgcCGGAGCAGACCATAAATGAGGcactttcgatggaaatagagaaagtAGAATGTCAATAATTATTGCATATCCTACTCGAGGTATTACGTATTGTGCAGGATGTTAAAATATTTCTGCTTCCACGATCATTATCATACCACTGGGAACCcagctattacgtctgatgtcatagtttaggtcacaactagcctctctctgggtgcttaccaaatttagctaagtttccctttaaatttctttgatttgctctgataagtgccttagtAAACCACAtcagacatcactgcatatttttgccaattaggctgtggcttcaaatagcgattcccaaaatacgatccatatccgattctttggtaagattttatcgacgaataTCTCTAGAGCGATAAAATCAGCGTCTCAAATGCAGacacacttttattattatattatattattaacgtgatgaataataataacaatcataattatGGATTACAAGATTTTGTGACTGTTGAAGGCATTCAGCCACACGCTTTGTTTTTCATAGTTCGAGTACTGACAGAATGAGCGAATGTATATAGCGAGGGAATGTAAGCCTGTAGGCCTAAAAATGCGTTTGGGCAGGATacacacttttgtttttttttagttatcgccagcattttgtatttgtttaattcgcgagagagagagagagagagagagagagagagagagagagagagagagagagagagagagagagagagagagaggaccttagataatttaaaattaaacggCCGAAAACGGGTGGAAATcctgtccgagagagagagaaagagaattgggGATGGGGAGTTCCGTTAGCGTTGTTAACCAAGGTTGTGGTATCTACTGTACATGATAAATATCGTCGACAGAGACAATATTTAtcatgtagattttattttaacagtCAAATTAAAGAATCGACCAGTTTTAACTCCAGAGAAAGTTCAAATTAACATTTAACCTATTTGTGTTATTAAATAgtagaaatttcttttatattacgtAAAATCGAAGGCTAAAATAATATGTTAacgtaaacagacaaaaatgtcaGTTACCGTAATTGGTGTGATTCAGGCCCGTGAATTTCCTGGAAAAAATGCCTACAACTTTTTACGACGAATGTGAATTTTAATGTATGATAAATATAACattgaatatgaataatgaatattacgTTAATTAAATGAAAGTGTCTATTGAAAATAATTCGATTAAATTCTGTCTTCGTGTTACGATGTCATTCATTTTTGGAAggatatgaattttaaatatacgATAAATATGACATTGAATGTGAATtttgaatatgatattttataactTGAAGGTTTTAATGAAGATAATTCGATTatattccataaattatataaccataaagtttatttttacatatttgttttatgCTCGTAATCGCTCACACCCTGGCGAGTGGTGACACCGTGACGTCACTGACACGTGACCCGGCATTGTAAACAAACTCCCATCTCCCAGCCAACGTGTCGTAAGCTTTGGACCCACAAGTTTCTCTGTATTTGTGgtaaatattattcttatttggtaaatattattcttatttcttccATGTATTATTTACAACGTTATGTTTTCGTGTCTATAACGATTTTTCGTTGCAGTGACGCATTTTTCGGAAGTTAGAGGCCTGACTCGGCCACCCTCCATCGTAACCGTGTTCTTTGACCCATCGTAAGTCTCGACTACGAGATTGTAATATCACTAAGATTTAATTGAAAGTACCGTCAAATGTATttcgtcatgtttagtactagtccctgggggggaTTAGCGGTTccaaacaatcaatcagtaaaaaaaaaaacactcaccaAACTTACAAACCGAACAGGAGAAAAGGCCTTACCTTAGGGACTCCGTGGGTGGGTACAGAACAGCCATTGCCTTCAAGGACGTGGAACCTGGCCCTACCACACCGGGGGCAAAAGCAGTGTTTTTAAAACGCCGTGATCCTGGCAGAGTTTGATTAAAAGTTCGTAATTCCCGTATTATAATACGCTAAACGGTAGAACTATGGGGTAGTTCCGCGtggccgacggcactataacttgactttttctacacttttttggttgctaattatgaatttacctttcatttttagcgctcgagtctaattaacctgtaattaacccccgaagtccattcaacgaggggtttccatacgcgatcttcacaagacagagcacggattcggcaagtgcaataacttgttaatgtatgggtacccaacccccccgggccagtactaaacacagtgaagggacattccatttggccgacaacaaacagattcaccgccagtgtcagaacccctaaaagtgtagaaaaaaccagttgaaaaggtaaaaacaggcgcggagctaatgtaTAGAATTACCCACTAAACTTGCAGTGACTGCCATTATAGTTTGCGC comes from the Macrobrachium rosenbergii isolate ZJJX-2024 chromosome 3, ASM4041242v1, whole genome shotgun sequence genome and includes:
- the LOC136851822 gene encoding tropomyosin-like — translated: MVEAQKEVEKLAEQNFQRDREILRLENECSQKQNMVIGLLNETKSAEAEKTNRNLNEMTRRKIQLEFELAEMKEDLETMEFEKLEATVEIERLQEDNFAKDQKIRSLESQVKMHKEEKTNGTVKEEQSVSEKKDEKKTALGKTRCLRKPQVNCKALYRQIDSIEEELRQIGAQKQPSAATKRCTKALAKTPAIKKPLSTEEVHKTMRIESAARLRRLEQEAKMVKNLYKINSVT